A window of Elephas maximus indicus isolate mEleMax1 chromosome X, mEleMax1 primary haplotype, whole genome shotgun sequence genomic DNA:
CAACAGGAATGATTGGGATTAAATGAGGCAAAGAGCATaaaagtgccatcgagtcgattctttcgcatagcgaccctacaggatggagtagaactgccccatagtttccaaggagagcctggtggattcgaactgctgacactttggttagcagcggtagcacttaaccactacgccaccagggtttccaagaaaagtgCTTTATAGACTGTGAACACTAGGTAAATGCAAAGTGTTTTTTGAATTATTGTTTTGAATTCATTGTGGACATGTAAAAGTCTAACCCAGGGGCTCTTCAATTCAATATATATGCAacactgaaatttttaaaaacttagagACATCCCGCTGAACACATTCCTGAGGTTTCACAAGAGAAAAAAGTCTGTTCTCAGTGTGATATTGCTGATGGCTCTGGGTATATTCAGCTGGAGTTAACGCTTAGCCCCCTGCCCCTTAACAAAGGGTATCTTGGAAGGTGAAAGTGATGGTAAGCTCCATACTAAAGTTGTTATGTGTTTGTGTTGGGAGCATGCTAGGAGGAGTGACCCTCCAGATACAGAATAAAGTAGAGCTTGTTCAGGCTTGGTTTCTTTGAATACCTCACACAAAGCCAGGCCCCATGAGAGTGAAGAATTCCTTGTTTTCAGCTGTTAATCCATTTCCTGAAAATTCAGCCCCAAATCAGATGGATGTGTGCCATTTCCCCAGCCACCTGGGCTATTTCTAAGCTGCTCTCTAACTCAGCTCCCTCCCAGTCGGGATGTGAAGGGTACGAATGGCACGGAagtctccatccctccatccccaccACATATGGTGTGCGCTGTTCACGTCACCGTCATATTGTCAGGCTCCCAGGGTACCGCTTTCATCCAGCCTTTGAGAAAAGTGACTTGGCTGCTTTTTAGTCCACAGGTTGAGGAAGTCATTCAATTTGTAGTTTCCAAACAAAGCTAATCTCTATTACCAGAAGCCATTTGGTGCATGAAAAGGCTCTGAAACCAATAAACCAACTGCTACCTTTGGCATATATGAGGCTTTTATAACTCAAGGATGCCCGTGTGCCACGGTCAagttcatttatttctgtccAGTGTGTATTTTCATAACAAGCTGGGCTTGGATCATCTGCGGGAACCTCCAATTTATTTACCTAAGGGTTTTCCATCCACCAAGATGAAACCAAATTGTGGGGCAAAGGGGAAGAGCCAGGGCTTGTTACTGAGGAGAAAGGCCAGGTTCAATGGGGGGAGTGAGGGCAGCCAGAAGAGCAGAGTTTAGCCATCCACGTTGATGGGGAATCATCAACTCAACcacagggtgggaaggagggagggagggggactcTCTCTGGCATTTGTGCCAAGCAGGGTGGATCATCTTGCTGCAGGACATCACTCCCAACAGCAGCTGTACCTTCCCTGCCAGCAGAAGCCTACGGTGGGGAGAATGCTTTGTTTATTGCTTAATCTATCACTGTTGAGCTGCCTGCCTCAGGGAGGCTCAATTTAAGATAGATGGGAAGGTAGTGTCTGTCAATTGAATAAACACAGATGGTTTTCCACAGCaaaaaattgattttttccccctcaccAAAGCCATAAGTGCTACACGTGATTATCTTTGGAAGCCAGGCGTGAAATGCCTCAGCTCCTGCCCCAGCTGCACCCTGCCCTGGCAGAAAGGTGATACCACGTGCTGGCTTGGGTCCCTCTCAAGTGATTCTAGTTTCTGGAGTTAGAGTAAGGATTTGACTTCCGTAGAGAAgggccaaaataacaaacaaatctgccttggaagaaatacagccagaatgctcattagaagcaaggatggtgagactacgtctcacgtactttggacacgttatcaacagggatcagtccctcgagaaggacatcatgcttggtaaagtagagggtcagtgaaaaacaggaagacctgtgaggaaacggattgacacagtggctgcaacaatgcgcttaagcataaaaatgattgtgaggatggtgctggaccaggcagcatttcaacaacaacaatggagaaGGGCCCGGCTAAATCCTTCCCAGGAAGAGGCTCTGAGTCAACCTTCCAGTTGATTCACAAAATAGTTTTACCAGTCCTAGGTCACTGGCTCAcaaagtcctcctccaatcctttCATttaagaggctcagagaggtaataaGATTTGCCTAAGGGCACACAGCTAGATCTAGACCCCAATCTCCTTGCTCCTTGTCCAGAAGCTAGGAAGGAGACCAGACACAATCTATGCATGATATTAATGGAAGGAGATATTAAGATGAGTCCTACTCCCCAAGTGTCTTTGGAAGCAGGTAGATCAGTGAAGTTTGGACAAGTCATGCTAGGTACCCAGAATGCTGTACATCTTAGCAATTTACTGGGCATAGAGTGATTTCTGCTCAAGGGTTTTGAAGGGCAAAACTATGGAGTAATGGTTCAAGCTAAAAGGTACATGAAAGCTGAAGAAGGGTGAATAAGGACATTGAGCAATATGTTTTCTTATGTCTCTTCCAATTCTAACCCCAAATCATAATACACTAACGGAACATCGTTCATACAGCTgatttcaaggagctcctggaagCAACAGAATGGCCAGTGTCCCTTCATACTGCTAATGTGTACATGAGTGTAGAGTGGCGACTGAAAGGATTCCCAAAGAATTGTTGTTCCAGGGAAAGCAGGCATGGGGCAACTGGAAGCAAGTGGGTTACATAAATGCTTTAGAGACAGAATGAGAAACAATGCAGAGACTTGCAGAAATTTAGAGGGAGACAGGACCTTAGTGCCATCCTCTAATTCTACGGATGAAAATATGGGTCCAGAGAGGGGGCATTGAGAGCCAAGGTCATATTGCTAAAGACAAAGTTGGGATGTCAAGTTAAAATCTTGGTTCTTTCACCTCCACCATCTGTCTTACTTGCCAACTGTGCGATGCAATTACGGACTCCCAGGAAAGCAGGTGTGCACAGTACACAGGAGCACAGGGCAGACAGACGTGAAGAGGTTTCGCTCCAGCTAATTAACTGTGAACACAGATCTTTACAACTGTCCTGGTCCTAACTCCTAAAGCATGCTTCCtcagctcaagagacaaaagtcTTGTAATATGTGCCACGTGGACAAGAGAGTTGACTTGTTCCATCTCACCTACATAGAGGAAACTTGAACTAGAGTTATCTTAGGATGGAAGGGCACACTTGTAGAATCTGGATTTGTCTGGAAGGGGGTTAGGATGTTCGTAATCGGTCAGAATGGACCTGCCCTTGAGTCCAGAAAAATCCAGAGAAACTTGGTTCAGGGTTTTACAAATAAGGTAGTCAATCTTTTTAGAGCCAATTTTACtcacttagaaaaagaaaaaagatttcagTCCTATCTTTTTCTGCACATGGGCCATTTCATAAATACTTTTCTGAAGTAGAACAAAATGTATTGGTGGCTGTTTTTCAATTAGTTCTTGAAGTTAAGCACCCTGCAACTTTCTCATGCATACTCGGAAATCCGTATTACTAAAATATTATAAAGCCCCCAaatcaaacctactgccgtcgagtcaattccaactcacagcaaccccatagggtttccaagactgtaaatctttacggaagcaggctgccacgtctttctcccgtggagttgctggtggtttcgaactgctgacctttcagttagcagttgattgctttacccactgcaccaccagggctccttgaagtatTATAAAGGgacttattttttcatttcctccCACAAACTTTAGACAAAACATGtgttaaatataaatatgtttctATTTCCACTGAGATATAATCCCTTCTTTTTCATGCGCTATTTCAATGTAGCAGACACCACCACCAATTGTggtccagttgactccaactcatggtgaggcCATGTGTGTGGGAGCAGACCTGtgctacataaggttttcaatggctgattttttggaagtagattgccgggtctttcttccaaggaagtgcctctgggtggactcgcacctccaaccttttggttagcagctgagtgtgttaactatttgcaccacccagggactccaatgtaGCACACAAGGATGGCCAAATCTAAATAAACACACTGGTCAAAAATCTGCATGCCGAGAATAAACACTGTACTCTATGTAgtcataaatatttgatgaactgATCGCATGATCAATTTCCCCCCCAAAGGACTTCTCTTCTATGGTAGAACCCCACCATGGATGATTGAGATTTGGCATCAGCAAGAGTGACCTCCATTGAGTTAGAACTCAGAGTGCAAGATATCTCTGCATAGGCACCCATCGACCTTTATATGTGTGTTTGGGTGTTTGGTTGTGCTTATGCCTTAAAGTGATGTGATGTATTGCGTGTTCCTCCTGTGCCCTcagtaacatcttttttttttttttaaatcaatgctcagggatttgttttttattcaaATTGGCCTTCTGTGTTATCAGTTTGGGGATTGTCCCTCATCCATGGGGCTCTTTCATTGTGTTGCCTTTTCAAGTTAGGTGCATAAATAAAAGTTCTGTGCTTTATGGATTATAGAGATtcctgaaaaaaatcaaacaaatgatATTTTGAAAGCACTAGCTTCCGCTTAAAGAAATGACAATGTAAAGTCTTTCACAAAGTGGGCTATCAATGTATGATTTCTCTGCTACATAAATCTGCTTGTTCATATAGTTTCTATGACTTAATTAGCCACAACTGATACATCAGAGCTTGACAGTTAAAATAAGAATTCCCTATTTGTTCCCGTTCACCCTATATCAGAAGAAGCATTCACAAGTTGAAATGGGAAATGTAAGCCTTGATGGTACCTTTAAAATACAATAGCCATCTGTTTGGGCCTCTCCCCCACCCTTCCACACCTCTCAGGAACCTTCCAAACACAGAGAACAACAGGTATGAAGGTCCCAACCAGCCGCAACACAAAACCAGGGGCCCCTGTGGGGCAGAGCCGAGGGCCAGCCTAGACGTACCCCTCGTGACAGATGTTACCGTTGATGAGGCTAAAGGTGGCCATGGAGGGGTTGGTGGTCTTGAAGGAGGTCACGCAGGTGGTGCTCCTACCAGTGCTATGAGAGCGAGCCAGCAGGCCAGGCCGGCAGCAGAGGAGCTGGGTGTTGAACTGTTTCCGGAAGCTCTTACTCAGCAGGTAGAGGGCGAAGGGGTTCACGCAGGAGTTGGTGAAGGCCAGGAGGCGAGCACAGATGCTGGTGATGAAGTGGAGCATGGAGGTGTCCACCTCAGAGTAGTGGTAGGAGCGGTACAGGTAGATGACGTGGTTGGGGAGCCAGCAGAAGGCAAAGAGGGCCACAAACACCAGCACGGTCTTGGCAAGTCGCTTCCGGGATTCGATCTGAGGAAAGAGTCACAACGAGAGAGACAAGGATGCAGACAGAGAAAGGGACAGGGCAAAAGAATGAGGGAAATAAAAGAGATGGGTATGCAAAATCACAGGGAAAAAGTTCAGTAGAAGAGGACGAGGAGAATCGGATAAAATGAGAAAGCAGAAATTCACGAGATAAAAGACAGAACACGCCTCCGAGGACTGATCCTTACACAAAGTTGATTTCAGGGGTGAATGGATTGCACAATGAAATTCTAGGAACTCCTTTTCCTCAGGAGAGCCTTTGTATTGTTTATCAGCTGTACGACTTCATGTCTTTCTTTGCTCCATGCTTAGTAATTTCTGATTCCCTTTGATGCTTAAACAAGCAACCAGCTTTTTTCCTCCTCATTGGCCAAACCAAGATCtaactcattattattattattattttttaatttcaagttaCCTCTGGTCTATAACTATACAGGAAGGTTCCTAGACAATGTACTCTGAGCTTCTCCTTTTACTCCTAACACCGTCTGCAAGGAGAGCTGCGTGTTTCTCATTAAAGGACTTGGGGTACAATGGGAGATCACTAAATGAGTGGCCTTTTAAGTAGGGAGAAGGTTTCACTAAGAACTGCCACTGTTCCTCAACAAttgaggcaaaaaaaaatcaactttacaGGGTGATGCCTCCAACTGAGTAAGCTATTCATTCAAGTCAGGTAAGGAGTCTTTCTGCCTTTCCATCATAAAGCCTGTGATCTACATCTGGGCCAGAAGGTCAGAAGCACTGACAAAGAGGAGAAAGCTGGAGACCCTGGTTTCTAAGCAGGGAGTCTAACAGTACAAGGGTATCCTGCAGGCTGGGCGCTCTAGGCTTATATGTGCTCTCTCTGGTAATCCTCCAACTGGTAATCCTCCAActggtggctaagagctcagctggtaagcgaaaggttggtggtttgaacctacccagcagctctgcaggagaaagacctggcaatcggcttccataaagactacagccaagaaaccatatggggtagttctcctctgtcatagaaggtcactatgagtcggaattgactagacagcatccaacaacaacactgtATTATGGGTAAgagaagtgaggctcagagagggtcagCGAGTAAATCATGAAGCCTGGATCTGAACCCAAATCAGTGTGAACCTCTTAATCgaataacttttttaaattcAACCAGCTTCATTTTCCTGACCTGTCTGCTTTTTCTTCATGTGGTGACCCCTCTTCCTACCCAAACACTATGACTGGGGTTTAATGAAGTCACAGCCCTATGAGCctcaaagctggaaaaaaaaaatttttttttgaaacaataCTTTTTCAGATATTTCTCAGAAAGAAGCCAACACTTCAAATCTTCCCAGTTCTCAGCATCTCCCTAGTGTAGGTCTTTAACGAGAGAACAAAACTATAAAGAACACCTGAATCCCTTGGCTTCCGTGGCTAGGAGTTGCCATTTGCCATCTGGCCACAGATAACCCACACCTCCTCTAACTGCAGAATCAGGTGATGTGCCCACCTAAATACTGTCCTTGTTAGTAGGGCCCAAAGTAAACATAAGAGACCAAATCTCCAAGGAGGAGATGGATCCATCCTTAGCACCCACCTGCTTCTTGACGTGGATATTCCCTTCCACGGGTAGATTGTAAGCGCTCTGGATCAGATTTTTGGCAATGAAGTAGTAGTAGACGGAGATGATGGACAGTGGGATGACGTAGAAGACCAGAAAGGAAGCCATAGAGTGGATTTTGGGGTGCAGCTCATTGGAGTGTGGGTATGGGGCGCAGCTAATGAAGGTCTGGTTGGTGCTCTCCTCATGGAAGGGATGCAGGTCAGAAAACACAGCCTCTGGGATGGCCAGCAGCATGGAGATGACCCAGATGAAGGCAGCTTTGAGGCAGATCTTCATCAGGGCATGAGAGGCCTGGATATCCATTGGCCGGACAATTGCTTTGTACCTGGGGCAGGAAAGAGGGAACATACTGTGTAAGGTGCCTACTATTATTAGGGATTCCGTAGCCAGGATTAGATGAGGCAAACGAGGCACCTggggtgcaaaatttaaggagatccttcacatgcaaaagaatgaagttggaccagtacttcacaccatgtacaaaaattaaccccaaaatggatcaatgacctaaatataagaataaaaaccataaaactcttagaagaaaacatagggataaaGCTTGATGACCTTGTTTTTGACAACaggttcttagatatgacatcaaaagttTGAGCAACCAAAGACAAAATagatgataaattggacttcatcaaaatgaaaaattttcgtgcatcaaaggactttatcaacaaagtgaagagaaaacctacaggatgggagaaaatatttgggaaccctATATCTGACatgggtttaatatccagaatataaaagGAACTCctgcaacttaacaacaaaaaggcaaacaacccaatcaaaaactgggcaaaggacttgatctgaatagacattctccaaagaagatataccgATGGCcgataagcacataaaaaggtgTTCAaagtagagagatgcaaatcaaaaccacaataagatatcacCTCACACCCGGAATCTAACAagcgttggtgaggatgtggagatgcattgctagtgggaatgtaaaatggcacagccgcTGTGGAGTtaagtttggcagttcttcaaaaagttaaatacagaactaccatataaccaagtgagtccactcctaggtacatacagaaaagacttgaaagtagggactcagatacttgtacactaatgttcattgcagcattattcacaatagcccaaaagtAGAAAAGAGTGTCTTTTTGCATCTTGGCATCCTCCAGCACTGTGATTTGCACACACTCCACAAACATTTGTTCAGTTGAACATAGCTGCTATAGTGTGGAAGTTGGGACCAGC
This region includes:
- the GRPR gene encoding gastrin-releasing peptide receptor produces the protein MALNDCFLLNLEVDHLVHCNVSNHSVDLSVTDDWFHPGILYVIPVLYGAIILIGLIGNITLIKIFCTVKSMRNVPNLFISSLALGDLLLLVTCAPVDASRYLADRWLFGRIGCKLIPFIQLTSVGVSVFTLTALSADRYKAIVRPMDIQASHALMKICLKAAFIWVISMLLAIPEAVFSDLHPFHEESTNQTFISCAPYPHSNELHPKIHSMASFLVFYVIPLSIISVYYYFIAKNLIQSAYNLPVEGNIHVKKQIESRKRLAKTVLVFVALFAFCWLPNHVIYLYRSYHYSEVDTSMLHFITSICARLLAFTNSCVNPFALYLLSKSFRKQFNTQLLCCRPGLLARSHSTGRSTTCVTSFKTTNPSMATFSLINGNICHEGYV